The Clostridium sp. DL-VIII DNA window TGAAAGAAAAGTAAAAGCATATTTTTAAGGAGATGATTAGAAATGGGAATGACAATGACGCAAAAAATCTTAGCAGTACATGCAGGACTTGAAAGTGTAAAAGCGGGGCAATTAATTGAAGCAAACCTTGATTTAGTTTTAGGAAATGACATTACAACTCCAGTGGCTGTAAATGAGTTCAAAAAATTTGGAACAGATAAAGTATTTAGTAAAAGTCAGATTGCAATAGTTCCAGATCACTTTACTCCTAATAAAGATATAAAAGCTGCAGAGCAAGTTAAATACATTAGAGAATTTGCTCAAAAGATGGAAATAGAAAATTTCTTTGAAGTTGGGGAAATGGGAATAGAACACTGTCTGCTTCCTGAAAAAGGCTTAGTTGTTGCAGGAAATGTAGTTATAGGAGCTGATTCACATACTTGTACATATGGGGCTCTTGGAGCTTTTTCAACAGGTATAGGATCAACTGATATGGCAGCTGGAATGGCAACAGGAAAATGCTGGTTTAAAGTACCTTCAGCCTTAAAGTTTGTTCTTAAGAATAAACCAGCTAAATGGGTAAGTGGAAAAGATGTTATATTGCACATAATCGGTATGATTGGTGTTGATGGAGCATTATATAAATCAATGGAATTTGTAGGTGATGGCTTACAATATCTTTCAATGGATGATAGATTTACAATGGCGAATATGGCTATAGAAGCTGGCGGAAAAAATGGAATCTTCCCAGTTGATGATAAAACTATTGAATATTTAAAGGAACATTCAACTAAAGAATGGACTGCTTACGAAGCAGATGAAGATGCAGAATATGATAAGGTATTTGAGATTGATTTAAGTGCACTAAGACCAACAGTTTCATTCCCTCACTTACCGGATAACACAAGAACAATTGATGATACCGGAGAAGTAGTAATTGACCAAGTAGTTATAGGGTCATGTACAAATGGTAGAATTTCTGATTTAAGAATAGCCAGAGATATATTAAAAGGAAAGAAAGTTAAAAAAGGAATTAGATGCATAGTTATTCCTGGAACACAAAAGATATATCTACAAGCTTTAGAAGAAGGCATAATAAAAGATTTAGTTGAAGCAGGAGCAGTATTCTCAACACCAACTTGTGGGCCATGTTTAGGTGGACATATGGGAATTTTAGCAAAAGATGAAAGATGTGTATCAACAACAAACAGGAATTTTGTAGGAAGAATGGGGCACGTTGAATCTGAAGTATATCTTGCAAGTCCAGCAGTTGCAGCAGCATCTGCATTAACTGGAAAGATAACTGATCCAGAATTAGTCTAGGAGGTATTTAGTAATGAGAGTAAAAGGTAAAGTATTCAAATATGGGGATAATGTAGATACAGACGTAATAATTCCAGCAAGATATTTAAACACATCAGATGCTAAAGAGCTTGCAGCACATTGTATGGAAGACATAGATGTTGATTTTGTTAAAAATGTAAAAGATGGGGACATAATTGTTGCTAATAAAAACTTCGGATGCGGTTCTTCAAGAGAGCATGCACCACTTGCAATTAAGACTGCTGGAGTAAGTTGCGTTATAGCATCGACTTTTGCAAGAATATTTTATAGAAATGCAATTAATATTGGATTGCCAATATTAGAATGTGATGAAGCTGTGAAGAGCATTGATGCCGGAGACGAATTAGAAGTTGATTTTTCAACAGGACTTATAAAAAATTTAACAAAGAATCAAGAGTATCAAGGAGAAGCATTCCCAGAATTCATGCAAAAAATTATTGATAATGATGGATTAATTGGGTATATAAGAAATAGATAATCAGAATAATAACTAATAGTATAAATTAAACCAATTAAACAATAAGTAAATAATAAAATGAAAGCAATAAATAATAAGTAATAATAACAGTAAGAATTAAAGTTGGTTAGTTGACAGTTGGGATAATGAATATTATTGAAAATTTAAAGAAATTATAAAGTGATTTTATCCATAACTGTTAACTGAAAATTGTAAACTGTAAACTGATTAAACGGGGGTTTTGTAATGAAATATAATATAGCTGTAATACCAGGAGATGGAATAGGTCCAGAAGTAATAGAAGAAACTACAAAAGTTTTAAAAGTTATTGGTGATAAGTTTGGACATAGATTTGATTACGAATATGTGCTAGCAGGGGGATGCGCTATAGATAAAGAGGGAACACCACTTTCAGATGCATCGTTAGAGATATGTAAGAAAAGTGATGCGGTCTTACTAGGAGCTGTTGGAGGACCAAAATGGGATGTTGGGAAAGTAAGACCAGAACAAGGGTTATTTAAGTTAAGAAGTGGAATGAATCTTTATTGTAATTTAAGACCAGCAGTTTTATATGCACCACTAAAAAATGAATCACCGCTTAAAGATAGTATTGTTAAAGATGGAATAGATATCTGTATAGTAAGAGAATTGACTGGTGGTATTTACTTTGGTCAAAGAGGAACAGAAGAAGTTGATGGTGTAAAGAGTGCTTATGATACTGAAAGATATAATGTAAATGAAATAACTAGAATTGCTAAAAGTGGATTTGAAATAGCTATGAAGAGAAACAAAAAGCTTACAAGTGTTGATAAGGCTAATGTTTTAGATAGTTCAAAACTTTGGAGAAGTGTAGTTAACGAAATAGCTAAGGATTATCCAGAAGTAGAAGTAAATCATTTATATGTTGATAATGCAGCAATGCAAATAGTGAGAGATCCAAACCAATTTGATGTAATAGTAACGTCAAATTTATTTGGAGATATCTTATCAGATGAAGCTAGTATGGTTACGGGATCAATAGGATTGTTGCCTTCAGCATCTCTTGGAGACGGAACACTTGGTATGTATGAACCAATTCATGGAAGTGCTCCTGATATAGCAGGGCAAGGAATTGCAAATCCATTAGCAACTATACTTTCAGCAGCAATGATGCTTAGATACAGTTTTTCTTTAGAGGAAGAAGCAAAGGCAATTGAAAACGCAGTATTAGCGGTTCTTGAAGATGGATATAGAACTGGAGATATAATGACAGAAGGTAAGAAAAAAGTTGGAACGGTTGAAATGGGCAAATTAGTTTGTGAAAAATTACAAGCAAAATAATTATAATTCCAGTTTCCAATGTGCGATGAGCAATAAGAAAAAAATAATATGATTTTGAAATCTTAAGTTTATTTTCTACAATTGTGCATTGCAAATTTACAATCATTTTATCAGCAAAGGAGTGAATAAAATGTTATTAACTGGAGCTGAAATTCTGATAAAGTCTCTAC harbors:
- the leuC gene encoding 3-isopropylmalate dehydratase large subunit — encoded protein: MGMTMTQKILAVHAGLESVKAGQLIEANLDLVLGNDITTPVAVNEFKKFGTDKVFSKSQIAIVPDHFTPNKDIKAAEQVKYIREFAQKMEIENFFEVGEMGIEHCLLPEKGLVVAGNVVIGADSHTCTYGALGAFSTGIGSTDMAAGMATGKCWFKVPSALKFVLKNKPAKWVSGKDVILHIIGMIGVDGALYKSMEFVGDGLQYLSMDDRFTMANMAIEAGGKNGIFPVDDKTIEYLKEHSTKEWTAYEADEDAEYDKVFEIDLSALRPTVSFPHLPDNTRTIDDTGEVVIDQVVIGSCTNGRISDLRIARDILKGKKVKKGIRCIVIPGTQKIYLQALEEGIIKDLVEAGAVFSTPTCGPCLGGHMGILAKDERCVSTTNRNFVGRMGHVESEVYLASPAVAAASALTGKITDPELV
- the leuD gene encoding 3-isopropylmalate dehydratase small subunit; this translates as MRVKGKVFKYGDNVDTDVIIPARYLNTSDAKELAAHCMEDIDVDFVKNVKDGDIIVANKNFGCGSSREHAPLAIKTAGVSCVIASTFARIFYRNAINIGLPILECDEAVKSIDAGDELEVDFSTGLIKNLTKNQEYQGEAFPEFMQKIIDNDGLIGYIRNR
- the leuB gene encoding 3-isopropylmalate dehydrogenase; the protein is MKYNIAVIPGDGIGPEVIEETTKVLKVIGDKFGHRFDYEYVLAGGCAIDKEGTPLSDASLEICKKSDAVLLGAVGGPKWDVGKVRPEQGLFKLRSGMNLYCNLRPAVLYAPLKNESPLKDSIVKDGIDICIVRELTGGIYFGQRGTEEVDGVKSAYDTERYNVNEITRIAKSGFEIAMKRNKKLTSVDKANVLDSSKLWRSVVNEIAKDYPEVEVNHLYVDNAAMQIVRDPNQFDVIVTSNLFGDILSDEASMVTGSIGLLPSASLGDGTLGMYEPIHGSAPDIAGQGIANPLATILSAAMMLRYSFSLEEEAKAIENAVLAVLEDGYRTGDIMTEGKKKVGTVEMGKLVCEKLQAK